The following is a genomic window from Flavobacterium sp..
TTAGAGGCTATAGCCTTAAAATATGTTCATAGAAGGTCATTATGTTATTTACTAACATTAAGTGAAAAAGATGCTAATGATGTAAATAAAAAGCAAATTATTGGTGATGTTATTGGTCTTGATAAAGCTATTTTCGTATTGAGTGAAGATTTTAATGATTTAGTAAATGAATTGAAATCATTTAATTTAACCGAATCACCAAATGTAAATATAATTGAATCAACACAAATAATTACTCTTAACAAAGTTAATTCAGTTCTATAATGAAAGACGAAGAAGAAGATAACATCATTCCAAACGAAGACGAAAATTTCGATAATCAAGACCAATCCACAAACGAGGAAGGTTTTGACGATATTCGTGTTTCTACAGGACATCATTTTTACGAAAACAACGAAAACCCAGAAGACACCATTACCAAAGTTACAGGAATGTACAAAGATTGGTTTTTGGACTATGCTTCGTATGTAATTCTAGAACGTGCAGTTCCAGCGATTGAAGACGGTTTTAAACCGGTGCAACGTCGTATTATGCACTCCATGAAAGAGTTAGATGATGGTCGTTACAATAAAGTAGCCAATATCGTTGGGCACACCATGCAGTATCACCCTCACGGAGATGCAAGTATTGGTGACGCCATGGTGCAAATTGGTCAAAAAGACCTAATCATCGACATGCAAGGAAACTGGGGAAATATCTTAACAGGAGATAGTGCCGCTGCTTCCCGATACATCGAAGCCCGAATTTCAAAATTTGGTCACGATGTGTTGTATTCGCCAAAAATCACCGAATGGGGAATGTCATACGATGGTCGTCGTGCCGAACCGATTAATCTTCCGGTGAAGTTTCCTTTGTTGTTAGCACAAGGTGCAGAAGGTATTGCCGTAGGTTTATCGACCAAAGTGTTACCACACAATTTTAACGAATTAATAGATTCTTCTATCAAAATATTAAAAGGGAAACCTTTTACCTTATTTCCCGATTTTCCAACCGCAGGTATTGCTGATGTTTCCAATTATAATGATGGATTGCGTGGCGGTCGTGTGCGTGTGCGTGCAAAAATTGGGCAGTTAGACAAACAAACGTTGGTGATTACCCAAATTCCGTTTTCAACCAATACGTCAACATTGATTGATAGTATTTTGAAAGCCAACGAAAAAGGGAAAATCAAAATTAAGAAAATTGAAGACAACACGGCGGCTGAGGTTGAAATTTTAATTCATTTGCCAGCTGGTGTTTCTCCAGATAAAACTATTGATGCATTGTATGCGTTCACGGCTTGCGAAACTTCGGTAGCGCCTTTAGGTTGTGTGATTGCAAATCATAAGCCATTGTTTATTGGAGTTTCTGATATGTTGAAAATTTCGACCAATAGAACGGTTGATTTACTGAAACGCGAATTGGAAATTCAGTTAGACGAATTAGAAAATAAATGGCATTTCTCTACGTTAGAAAAGATTTTCATTCGTGAAGAAATGTATATTGACTTCAAATTGTATTCCGACAGAGAATCGTTGTACAAATATATGTATGATCGATTTGAGCCGTTTTTAAAATCATTTGTTCGGGATATTAGCGACGATGATTTGCAAAAATTGACGCAAATCCCAATGATTCGTATAACACGTTTCGACTCGGATAAAGCCGATGAAGCGATTTCGAAATTGGAAGCCGAAATGGAACAAGTGAAATATCATTTGGATCATATTATTGATTATACGATTGATTTCTTCCAAAAACTAAAAGACAAATACGGAAAAGGGCGCGAACGCCAAACCGAATTAAGAAGTTTTGATAATATTGAAGCAACGAAAGTAGTTTTGAGAAACACAAAACTATATGTGAACAAAGAAGAAGGTTTCTTTGGAACCGGTTTAAAGAAAGACGAATATGTTGCCGATTGTTCGGACATCGATGATGTAATTGTATTCCTTCGTGATGGAAAAATGATGGTAGCGAAAGTAGATGATAAAAAATTCGTTGGAAAAGACATTATTCACATCGCTGTTTTTGATAAAAACGACAAACGAACGATTTACAACATGATGTATCGTGATGGTAAAAATGGTTCCACTTTTATCAAACGTTTCAATGTTTCGGGTGTAACTCGTGATAAGTTTTATGATTTAACTCAAGAAAAACCAGGTTCAATGGTGTCTTATTTCTCTGCCAATCCAAATGGAGAAGCCGAAGTGGTTACGATTTTATTACGCCAAGTAGGAAGCGTGAAAAAACTGAAATGGGATGTTGATTTCTCGGACATTGCTATCAAAGGAAGAGCTTCTCGTGGTAACACGGTGACCAAATATCCAATCAAAAAAATCGAGTTAAAAGAGAAAGGAATTTCAACTTTGCGTCCAAGAAAAGTTTGGTTTGATGATACCGTACAACGCTTAAATGTCGATGGAAGAGGTGAGTTGTTAGGAGAATTCCGTCCAAATGATCGTTTGTTGATTGTGAACCAATCCGGAAAGTTGAAGACCATTATTCCAGAATTGACTACGCATTTCGAAGAAGATATGATAGTGTTGGAAAAATGGAATTCAAATAAACCAGTTTCGTGTATTTATTATTGTGGCGAAAAAGACCGTTATTTTGTAAAACGTTTCTTAGTTGAAAACGAAAACAAAGAGGAAATTTTCATCACTGAACACGAGAAATCGCAATTAGAAATTGTTTCAACCGATTGGCGTCCGGTCGCTGAGGTTATTTTTGCTAAAGTAAAAGGAGTTCAAAAAGAAAATCAAGTGGTTGATTTAGAACAATTCATAGCTGTAAAAGGAATCAAAGCGTTAGGAAATCAATTAACTACGGATAAAATTAAGCAGGTTAATCTATTAGATCCACTTCCGTATGAAGAAGTTTTAGACGAACCAGAAATAGCAACCGATGAAATTTCTGAAGAAGGAAACGATATTCAAGATTTCAATATAGAATTAGACGACGACGGACAAATTACGTTGTCTTTAGAGTAATAAGATGACCTGCAAGGTTTTTATAACCTTGTAGGCTTTTTTATTGATTTTTATCATTTTTCTTCCCAAATAAAAATTTTAATTTCGCACCCAAACAAAACACAACAATATGTCAACATTTCCATCAGACATTGAAATTGCTCAAAATGCAACGATGTCTCACATAAAAGAAATCGCTAAAAAAATCAATATTGAAGAAGACGATTTAGAATTCTACGGCAAGTATAAAGCCAAATTACCTCTTCATTTGCAACAAGAAAACCCTAAAGGGAAACTGATTTTAGTTTCTGCCATGTCGCCAACCAAATATGGGGAAGGAAAAACTACAATGTCTATTGGATTAACAGATGGTTTGAATTACATTGGTAAAAAAGCAATTGCCGTTTTACGTGAACCTTCATTAGGACCTGTTTTCGGTTTAAAAGGAGGAGCAGCTGGTGGTGGTTATGTTCAAGTGTTACCGATGGAAGATATCAACTTACATTTTACTGGTGATTTTTCGGCAATTGAAAAAGCGAATAACTTGTTATCGGCTGTGATTGATAACAACTTGCAAAACACGAAATATTCATTAAATCTAGATCCAAAATCAATCGCGTGGAAACGTGTGATGGACATGAACGATCGTTCACTTCGTCAGATTATTATTGGTGTTGGTGCGAAAGCTAATGGCACTATGCGTGAAGATGGTTTCAATATTACACCAGCTTCAGAAGTGATGGCGATTTTATGTTTGGCAAAAGATTTAGAAGATTTGAAATTTCGATTAGGAAATATATTCGTTGGAAAAACTTTAGAAGGAAAAGCTATTTTCGCTAGAGATTTGAATGTAGTAGGAGCAATGGCAACCTTATTGAAAGATGCGATCAAACCTAATTTAGTTCAAACAATTGATGGAAATCCTGCAATTTTACATGGCGGACCGTTTGCAAGTATTGCGCAAGGTACAAATACAGCAATTGCAACCAAAATGGGATTATCTCTTGGAGATTACGTTGTGACAGAAGCTGGTTTTGGTGCTGATTTAGGAGCAGAGAAGTTTCTACATATCAAATGCGAACAAAGTGGTTTAAAACCAGATGCGGTCGTTTTAGTAGCAACAATTAGAGCGATTAAACATCATGCTGGATTAGCGGCGGAAGATTTTAAAACAGAAAATGTAAGCGCGATTGAAAAAGGCTTTTGCAATTTAGAAAAGCACATCGAAAACATTCAAAAATTTGGAATTAATCCAGTGGTTTGTGTGAATGCTTTTCCAGATGATACACAAGCTGAATATGATAAATTAAAAGCATTATGTGCTACTAAAGGAGTTACAGCAATTGTAAGTACAGCTTTTGTTCATGGAGGAAAAGGTTCTGCGGAAGTAGCTGAAAAGGTGGTAGAAGAAATTAATAAAGGAAATGCCAATTATAAACCTTTATATCAACCATCGGACAGTATTGAACATAAAATAAATTCAGTTGCTAAAGAAATTTATGGAGCGAATTCAGTAGAGTTTTCTCCAAAATCTAAATCACAATTAAAGATGATTAACGATTTAGGTTTTAGTCATTTTTCGGTTTGTATGGCTAAAACACCAGCGAGTTTTTCAGACAATGAAAAGTTAATTGGTCGCCCAACGAATTTTGATATTACGGTTCGTGAATTTGAAATTGCGAGTGGTGCTGGATTCATTGTGCCTTTGTTAGGTGAAGTAATGCGAATGCCAGGTTTACCAACAGTTCCAAACGCAGAACGAATTGATATTGATAATAACGGAGTGATTACAGGATTGTCTTAAACAGTATCTTTTATAAAATAAAAATGTCCCGATATTTATCGGGACATTTTTTATATAATCATTTTATAATTAATTTTTCTTACGCATCTTCATATTGATAAACTCATTAGCCAATGAGAAGGTAATTGCAAAATACAAATAACCTTTTGGAACGGCTCCTACGTGTTGACCCGCTAATTCAGCATTGGATAAATGCATACTTTCGGTAATCAACATAAATCCGATTAAGATTAAAAATGATAATCCTAAAATTTGAATGGAAGGATTTGCATTTACAAAATTTCCAACAGGAACCGCGAATAACATCATAATTCCCACAGATATTACTACAGCTGTAATCATAATTAATAAAGCGCCTTCGATTCCGTTTGTCATACCAACTGCGGTTAAAATACTGTCGACAGAGAATATAATGTCAATTAATAAAATTTGACCAATAACGCTTGCAAATGATTTGGTAGCCGAAGTTTTCAATTCTTTTTCTTCTTCACCTTTGTGGTCTACTTTTTCATGAATTTCTTTAGTACTCTTGTAAATTAAAAACAGTCCTCCAAGTAACAATATCAAGGCTTGACCTGTAATGTCAGCAGAAAACCATCCAAAATCAAAGCTAAACCAAGGTGCTTTCATGGCAATTAAAATGGTGATTCCAAAAAGCAAGGCAATACGCATAAACATGGCTAAAAATAGCCCAACTCGTGTTGCTTTTTTTCGTTTTTCTGGCGGTAATTTTCCGGTAACAATCGAAATAAAAATGATGTTATCGATTCCTAAAATAATTTCTAAAAAAGTTAAGGTTAACAGTGCTATCCATGCATCGGGATTTAAAAATACTTCCATTTTTTGTTTTGGTTTTAGAACTAATTATACGTTGACTAGTTTAGTTTTGTTACAGTACCACGTTGTTTTTTTGAATCACCAACAAATGAATATTCAAAAGTGTATGAATTAGTAGTAGTGGTCAAAATTTTCATTTGTACAGGTTTTTTTTCTTCTCTGTTTTTGGGATTATTGTTTTGTATAATGTATTCACAATCATTCGTCCATCGTACTTTAAAAGTATCTATTTTCCCTTTATAGCTTTCAATTTGAATAGAATCATTTCGTTCAAAAGTACTTGTGAATTTTTTACCTTCAATTTCCGTTTCCGAAATAAATTTTCCTGTTTTAAAATCTTTACAATTACGTTCCTGATTGTAACAAGAAATTAGTAACGTAAGTAGTAATAAACTACAAATAAAATATTGTATTTTGAATTTCATATTTGCTTTTTGAAATTGATATTTTTATTACTTTTGTTTATCTCCATCAAACATGCTTTTTACCAAGGTCGTAATTCCTTTAAAAATTAAAAACATAGCCGCTAATGCAATTATAATTCCTAATCCTAAAACATAAGGATATAAAGGGCTTTCTTGGTTTTTAAAAGAACTATTAATAATTATTGGACCAAGAAATAATAAAGGCAAAGCACTTGAAAGATATTTTACTCCTTTTGCTAATATGTTTTTATCTGTTGCCATTATATTTTATTCTTGAAAAAATTAACTGCGTTCCTCACACTTCTGTGGGTTTCTAGAAGTTTTCCTGCTTCTTCGTAATTAACTGGAATTTCATCCATAATCATTCGCGTACCTCTATCAATTAATTTGGTGTTGCTCAATTGCATATCCACCATTTTATTTCCTTTTACTTTACCCAACTGAATCATAGTTGCAGTAGAAATCATATTTAAAACCAACTTCTGAGCCGTTCCTGCTTTCATGCGACTGCTTCCAGTAACAAATTCAGGACCAACTACCACATCAATCGGAAATTTAGCTGTTTTTGATAACGGACTTTCTGCGTTACAACTAATACTTCCCGTACTGATGTTATTTTGATTACACATTTCTAAGCCGCCAATTACATAAGGAGTAGTTCCCGAAGCGGCAATTCCAACAACCACATCATTTTTATTGATATTCCATTGTTGTAAATCTTTCCAAGCTTGTTTTCTGTCGTCTTCGGCAAATTCTACTGCTTTTCTAATGGCAGTGTCGCCACCTGCAATAATTCCAATTACCAAATCAAAAGGAACTCCAAAAGTAGGTGGACATTCTGAAGCATCTACAATTCCTAAACGTCCTGAAGTACCTGCGCCAATATAAAACAAACGACCACCTTGTTTCATTTTCGAAACAATTTCAGTCACTAAAGTTTCAATTTGAGGTAATGCTTTTTCAACGGCTAACGGAACAGATTTGTCTTCGTTGTTGATATTCGTCAACAATTCAGTAACCGACATTTTTTCTAAATGTTCGTATTTGGAAGCTTGTTCAGTGGTTTTGGTAAAGTTCATGCGATTATTTTAGAACGTGATGTGCTAAAACATTTTGCACATCATACACATTAACAGATTTATTAAATTGTTTCACAACACTAGGATGTGCTTCACTGGAAACCCAAATTTTCAATTCGGCCTCTAAGTCAAAAGTTCCAGCTGTCTCTATACTGAAACGTGAAATGCTTTTGTAAGTAATCGATTTGTATTCTATTTTACTGCCTGTAATTCCTTGTTTTTCAACTAAAATTAATCGTTTGTTGGTAAAAATAAAAGTATCGCGAATTAGTTTGAAACCTAACTCAATTTCTTCACCTGTAATTAAAAGTTTACCATACTCTTTTACTAAAGTTTCCTGATTTACAGCACCTGCATTGCCAAGAAGCGCAGAAAATAATCCCATATCAATTGTTTTAAATATTGTTCAAATTTAACTAAAAACTACATACATTTTATGTAGCGATATCTTTTAATGCGAATGTCCCATTTCAATTATATATGCTAATACAAAACCAAATACAATCATGGTAATTTTAGCCAAATTGAATTTATGTCCTTCGTTGCTTTCAAAAATGATAGTAGACGAAATATGAAATAAAATCCCAACTACCACTGCCGAAATTTCTTTTGAGTAATGTTGGGCAAAATGCATTTGTTCTGCTAATAAAGTTCCTAGTGGTGTCATTAATGCGAAGGAAAACATGAAAGCAAAAATCATCATTTTATTCATCTTCGCATTTACGAAAAACAAGGTTAAAATAATGGCAATAGGAAAGTGGTGAACCGCAATTCCGTAGGATAAATTGTTGTTTTCGTGAATTGGAAAACCTTCTAACAAGGCATGAATACACAAACTAATAAACAACAACCAAGGAATTTGATGCAATTCGTTATGTTCGTCGGTGTGTACGTGAACGTGACCGTGTTCTGCACCTTTTGAGAAAAATTCCAATAAAATTTGGAACAATATTCCAATCATAATAAAAACGCCAACCGGTAAAGTAGCGTGTGCATCTTCTCCTTCGTGAACATGATTGTTTCCTTCACTAAATAATTCAGGAAGTAAGTGTAAAACGGTTAGCGATAATAAAAAAGCACCACTGAACGCCAACAATAATTTGATGTTTTTTTTCTTTTGAGGTTTTAAAAATAATGCGATTAAAAAACCTAAAATAACAGCTGAAAAGGTGATGATATATTGCATTATTTAAAAATCATAATTAAACGTTCCGATTGAGTTTTAAAGAATTTTCGCAATTTATAATCGCCAAAAATATCCAAAAGATAAATGCCCGCTTCCTCCATCATTTTTTCGAAATCTTCTAAACGAAGTGCTTGCACTTTTTCGGTGAAATGAAACTTTTCACCTTTATCTTCAAAATCAATTTCTTTGTATATGTGTCCGTCTTTCAAATAACGTTTGATGTGAAAATCAATTCCGTCTACCGATTTTATTTCATCGGCAACCAAATTTTCCAAAACATAATCCACATTCATAAAATCGATAACCGCAAATCCTGTTTCGGTTAAACTGTTGTGAATGGCTTTAATGGTTTTGTAATTATCGGCATCGTCTTCAAAATAGCCAAAACTCGTAAACAAATTAAAAATAGCATCGTATTTTTCGTTACACGTTTCACGCATATCGTGCACTTTAAAATGTAGTTTTTCATTCGTAAATTCAGACGCTTCTTTAATGCTGTTTTCAGATAAATCGGCACCCGTAACATCAAAACCTAACGAATTTAAATAAATCGCATGACGCCCTTTTCCACAAGCTAAGTCTAAGATTTTAGCGTCTTCTGGAAGGTTTAAATAGTGAGTTAAATTGTCCATTAACAATTGTGCTTCTTCGTCGTTGCGTTCCTTGTATAGAATGTGATAATATTCGGTATCAAACCAAGATTCGAACCAATTTAAAGGTTGTTCGTTGTTTATTATTGGTTGTTTATTATTGCTATCTGACATTAATTCTGAATTCGTT
Proteins encoded in this region:
- a CDS encoding DNA gyrase/topoisomerase IV subunit A; this translates as MKDEEEDNIIPNEDENFDNQDQSTNEEGFDDIRVSTGHHFYENNENPEDTITKVTGMYKDWFLDYASYVILERAVPAIEDGFKPVQRRIMHSMKELDDGRYNKVANIVGHTMQYHPHGDASIGDAMVQIGQKDLIIDMQGNWGNILTGDSAAASRYIEARISKFGHDVLYSPKITEWGMSYDGRRAEPINLPVKFPLLLAQGAEGIAVGLSTKVLPHNFNELIDSSIKILKGKPFTLFPDFPTAGIADVSNYNDGLRGGRVRVRAKIGQLDKQTLVITQIPFSTNTSTLIDSILKANEKGKIKIKKIEDNTAAEVEILIHLPAGVSPDKTIDALYAFTACETSVAPLGCVIANHKPLFIGVSDMLKISTNRTVDLLKRELEIQLDELENKWHFSTLEKIFIREEMYIDFKLYSDRESLYKYMYDRFEPFLKSFVRDISDDDLQKLTQIPMIRITRFDSDKADEAISKLEAEMEQVKYHLDHIIDYTIDFFQKLKDKYGKGRERQTELRSFDNIEATKVVLRNTKLYVNKEEGFFGTGLKKDEYVADCSDIDDVIVFLRDGKMMVAKVDDKKFVGKDIIHIAVFDKNDKRTIYNMMYRDGKNGSTFIKRFNVSGVTRDKFYDLTQEKPGSMVSYFSANPNGEAEVVTILLRQVGSVKKLKWDVDFSDIAIKGRASRGNTVTKYPIKKIELKEKGISTLRPRKVWFDDTVQRLNVDGRGELLGEFRPNDRLLIVNQSGKLKTIIPELTTHFEEDMIVLEKWNSNKPVSCIYYCGEKDRYFVKRFLVENENKEEIFITEHEKSQLEIVSTDWRPVAEVIFAKVKGVQKENQVVDLEQFIAVKGIKALGNQLTTDKIKQVNLLDPLPYEEVLDEPEIATDEISEEGNDIQDFNIELDDDGQITLSLE
- a CDS encoding formate--tetrahydrofolate ligase; translation: MSTFPSDIEIAQNATMSHIKEIAKKINIEEDDLEFYGKYKAKLPLHLQQENPKGKLILVSAMSPTKYGEGKTTMSIGLTDGLNYIGKKAIAVLREPSLGPVFGLKGGAAGGGYVQVLPMEDINLHFTGDFSAIEKANNLLSAVIDNNLQNTKYSLNLDPKSIAWKRVMDMNDRSLRQIIIGVGAKANGTMREDGFNITPASEVMAILCLAKDLEDLKFRLGNIFVGKTLEGKAIFARDLNVVGAMATLLKDAIKPNLVQTIDGNPAILHGGPFASIAQGTNTAIATKMGLSLGDYVVTEAGFGADLGAEKFLHIKCEQSGLKPDAVVLVATIRAIKHHAGLAAEDFKTENVSAIEKGFCNLEKHIENIQKFGINPVVCVNAFPDDTQAEYDKLKALCATKGVTAIVSTAFVHGGKGSAEVAEKVVEEINKGNANYKPLYQPSDSIEHKINSVAKEIYGANSVEFSPKSKSQLKMINDLGFSHFSVCMAKTPASFSDNEKLIGRPTNFDITVREFEIASGAGFIVPLLGEVMRMPGLPTVPNAERIDIDNNGVITGLS
- a CDS encoding class I SAM-dependent methyltransferase, which translates into the protein MSDSNNKQPIINNEQPLNWFESWFDTEYYHILYKERNDEEAQLLMDNLTHYLNLPEDAKILDLACGKGRHAIYLNSLGFDVTGADLSENSIKEASEFTNEKLHFKVHDMRETCNEKYDAIFNLFTSFGYFEDDADNYKTIKAIHNSLTETGFAVIDFMNVDYVLENLVADEIKSVDGIDFHIKRYLKDGHIYKEIDFEDKGEKFHFTEKVQALRLEDFEKMMEEAGIYLLDIFGDYKLRKFFKTQSERLIMIFK
- a CDS encoding DUF6095 family protein, whose product is MATDKNILAKGVKYLSSALPLLFLGPIIINSSFKNQESPLYPYVLGLGIIIALAAMFLIFKGITTLVKSMFDGDKQK
- the murQ gene encoding N-acetylmuramic acid 6-phosphate etherase, whose translation is MNFTKTTEQASKYEHLEKMSVTELLTNINNEDKSVPLAVEKALPQIETLVTEIVSKMKQGGRLFYIGAGTSGRLGIVDASECPPTFGVPFDLVIGIIAGGDTAIRKAVEFAEDDRKQAWKDLQQWNINKNDVVVGIAASGTTPYVIGGLEMCNQNNISTGSISCNAESPLSKTAKFPIDVVVGPEFVTGSSRMKAGTAQKLVLNMISTATMIQLGKVKGNKMVDMQLSNTKLIDRGTRMIMDEIPVNYEEAGKLLETHRSVRNAVNFFKNKI
- a CDS encoding PH domain-containing protein — encoded protein: MGLFSALLGNAGAVNQETLVKEYGKLLITGEEIELGFKLIRDTFIFTNKRLILVEKQGITGSKIEYKSITYKSISRFSIETAGTFDLEAELKIWVSSEAHPSVVKQFNKSVNVYDVQNVLAHHVLK
- a CDS encoding DNA topoisomerase IV; protein product: MKFKIQYFICSLLLLTLLISCYNQERNCKDFKTGKFISETEIEGKKFTSTFERNDSIQIESYKGKIDTFKVRWTNDCEYIIQNNNPKNREEKKPVQMKILTTTTNSYTFEYSFVGDSKKQRGTVTKLN
- a CDS encoding TerC family protein → MEVFLNPDAWIALLTLTFLEIILGIDNIIFISIVTGKLPPEKRKKATRVGLFLAMFMRIALLFGITILIAMKAPWFSFDFGWFSADITGQALILLLGGLFLIYKSTKEIHEKVDHKGEEEKELKTSATKSFASVIGQILLIDIIFSVDSILTAVGMTNGIEGALLIMITAVVISVGIMMLFAVPVGNFVNANPSIQILGLSFLILIGFMLITESMHLSNAELAGQHVGAVPKGYLYFAITFSLANEFINMKMRKKN
- a CDS encoding ZIP family metal transporter; amino-acid sequence: MQYIITFSAVILGFLIALFLKPQKKKNIKLLLAFSGAFLLSLTVLHLLPELFSEGNNHVHEGEDAHATLPVGVFIMIGILFQILLEFFSKGAEHGHVHVHTDEHNELHQIPWLLFISLCIHALLEGFPIHENNNLSYGIAVHHFPIAIILTLFFVNAKMNKMMIFAFMFSFALMTPLGTLLAEQMHFAQHYSKEISAVVVGILFHISSTIIFESNEGHKFNLAKITMIVFGFVLAYIIEMGHSH